The Naumovozyma castellii chromosome 4, complete genome genome contains a region encoding:
- the KEL3 gene encoding Kel3p (ancestral locus Anc_6.10): MAKKGKKDKEAKKARAEQKAKKNQSKAEQKDKKKSKKFNDDEDDDDMDIDQVLANFKLQQEQFEHVNVESISKPAQRLNSCMITTPNHSKKELLIFGGEFTNPETSMTHFYNELITYSPDNGQWRKITSQNSPMPRSSAAMCAHPSGIALLHGGEFSSPKQNTFYHYSDTWLLDTHTKEWTKMDSAKGPPGRSGHRITIWKNYFILSGGFKDLGHSTSYFNDCWCFDITTYKWKQIEFPPNHPIPDARSGHSWIPTEEGCILWGGYCKVKAGKGLQKGKILNDCWYLKMKSDLSQVRWERRKKQGFQPSPRVGCSMAYHKGRGILFGGVYDFEETEESLESIFYNDLFSYNVESNRWFSLSLRKAQKFKKVAKSSNNKSSKEKEKELQDLLNQILEKNNLKDDDDDDEISTGTETETETAANSDDEDNKEHSKSAQVTVMSQLPHPRFNAATTVVDDSLFIYGGIWEMGEKDYAIDSLYSIDLNKLDGVSCYWEDLQEIEKAKEIGEQDSDEDEEEEDDEEDDDEEEIEDKKLVAEEDDEEEEEEEEEFEEMEIPDLRPWLPHPKPFESLRAFYIREGAAFLEWAISNNKHVRGKHLKKKSFDLCEDRWWERRDQVRIEEDKLEELGVVGNVIEKDTSVPTSKRR, translated from the coding sequence ATGGCTAAGAAGGGTAAGAAGGACAAGGAGGCCAAGAAGGCTCGTGCGGAGCAAAAGGCAAAGAAAAACCAGTCCAAGGCTGAACAAAAGGACAAGAAAAAGTCCAAGAAGTTCAATGACGACGAGGATGACGACGATATGGACATTGATCAAGTCCTGGCCAACTTCAAACTGCAACAGGAGCAATTCGAACATGTTAATGTCGAATCCATTTCTAAGCCTGCACAAAGGCTAAATTCATGCATGATCACGACGCCGAATCACAGCAAAAAGGAACTGTTGATCTTTGGTGGAGAATTCACCAATCCAGAAACATCAATGACTCATTTCTACAATGAATTGATCACTTATTCTCCGGATAACGGTCAATGGCGTAAGATCACATCTCAAAATTCACCAATGCCACGTTCGTCGGCGGCAATGTGCGCTCATCCATCAGGGATTGCTTTATTGCATGGTGGAGAATTTTCCTCTCCAAAACAAAATACTTTCTACCATTATTCAGATACGTGGCTACTGGACACACATACTAAGGAATGGACCAAGATGGATTCTGCGAAGGGTCCACCAGGTAGATCCGGTCACAGAATAACAATatggaaaaattattttatccTTTCGGGAGGGTTCAAAGATTTGGGGCATTCCACTTCTTATTTTAATGATTGTTGGTGTTTTGATATCACTACTTATAAATGgaaacaaattgaattcCCACCAAATCATCCAATCCCAGATGCAAGATCTGGACATTCATGGATCCCCACCGAGGAAGGTTGTATCCTATGGGGTGGATATTGTAAAGTGAAAGCCGGGAAAGGTTTACAGAAGGGGAAGATTTTAAATGATTGTTGgtatttaaaaatgaaaagtGATTTATCACAAGTAAGATgggaaagaagaaagaaacaagGGTTTCAACCATCCCCAAGAGTAGGTTGTTCCATGGCATACCATAAGGGGAGAGGGATCTTATTTGGTGGAGTATACGACTTTGAAGAAACGGAGGAAAGTTTAGAATCTATCTTTTATAACGATTTATTCTCCTATAATGTGGAGAGCAATAGATGGTTCTCCTTAAGTCTGAGAAAAGCacaaaaatttaagaaagtGGCCAAGTCAAGTAATAACAAGTCCTCgaaagagaaggaaaaagaattaCAAGATTTGTTAAACCAAATCCTGGAAAAGAATAATCTAAAggatgacgatgacgatgatgaaatatCCACAGGAACTGAAACGGAAACGGAAACAGCAGCAaattctgatgatgaagacaATAAGGAGCATAGTAAATCCGCCCAAGTAACTGTAATGAGTCAATTACCTCACCCTAGGTTTAACGCTGCAACCACAGTTGTGGATGACtcattattcatttatGGTGGTATATGGGAAATGGGTGAGAAAGATTATGCTATTGATTCCTTATATAGtattgatttgaataaacTAGACGGTGTTTCATGTTATTGGGAAGATTTgcaagaaattgaaaaagcCAAGGAAATAGGTGAACAAGATTCCgatgaagacgaagaagaagaggatgatgaagaagatgatgatgaagaagaaattgaagataaaaaattggtcgctgaagaagacgatgaagaggaagaggaagaggaggaagaatttgaagaaatggaaatcCCTGATCTACGTCCTTGGTTACCCCATCCTAAACCATTTGAATCCTTACGTGCATTCTACATTCGTGAAGGGGCTGCATTCCTTGAATGGGccatttcaaataataaacatGTTAGAGGTAAgcatttaaagaaaaaatccTTTGATTTATGTGAAGATCGTTGGTGGGAAAGACGTGACCAAGTTCGTATCGAGGAAGATAAATTAGAAGAACTTGGTGTGGTTGGTAACGTCATAGAAAAGGATACTTCGGTACCAACATCCAAAAGAAGGTAG
- the ATP15 gene encoding F1F0 ATP synthase subunit epsilon (ancestral locus Anc_6.6), whose translation MLHYKKTLQRISTTTNPMPLSATLRKAGVTYAQYLCVASRTLRASLKTELQTPVVMARSNTDAYYTKYEKGSPIADPAPLQTSRD comes from the coding sequence ATGCTTCACTACAAGAAAACATTGCAACGCATCAGCACAACTACAAACCCAATGCCATTATCAGCTACTCTAAGAAAGGCAGGCGTCACATATGCCCAATATCTATGCGTCGCCTCCAGGACTCTACGTGCCTCCTTGAAGACAGAATTGCAGACCCCTGTTGTCATGGCAAGATCAAACACCGATGCTTACTATACCAAGTACGAGAAGGGCTCTCCAATAGCGGACCCTGCCCCTTTGCAAACTTCTAGAGATTAG